One window of the Acinonyx jubatus isolate Ajub_Pintada_27869175 chromosome A2, VMU_Ajub_asm_v1.0, whole genome shotgun sequence genome contains the following:
- the ARRDC2 gene encoding arrestin domain-containing protein 2 isoform X2 codes for MLFDKVKAFVVQLDGASAGAEPVFSGGQAVAGRVLLELAGPARVGSLKLRARGRAHVHWTESRSAGSSTAYTQSYSERVEVVSHRATLLAPDTGETTTLPPGRHEFPFSFQLPPTLVTSFEGKHGSVRYCIKATLHRPWVPARRARKVFTVIEPVDINTPALLAPQAGALEKVARSWYSSRGLVSLSAKIDRKGYTPGEVIPVFAEIDNGSTRPVLPRAAVVQTQTFMARGARKQKRAVVASLSGEPVGPGRRALWQGRALRIPPVGPSILHCRVLHVDYSLKVCVDIPGTSKLLLELPLVIGTIPLHPFGSRSSSVGSRASFLLDWGLGALPERPEAPPEYSEVVAGGEVAATGQSPFPPLQDADVNLEGPFFAYIQEFRYRPPPLYSEDPNPPSEAMRPRSMTC; via the exons ATGCTGTTCGACAAGGTGAAGGCGTTCGTGGTGCAGCTGGATGGCGCGAGCGCGGGCGCCGAGCCGGTGTTCAGCGGCGGCCAGGCCGTTGCCGGCCGAGTGCTGCTGGAGCTGGCGGGCCCGGCGCGCGTGGGCTCCCTGAAGCTGCGCGCGCGGGGCCGCGCCCACGTGCACTGGACCGAGTCGCGCAGCGCCGGCTCGAGCACCGCGTACACGCAGAGCTACAGCGAGCGTGTGGAGGTCGTGAGCCACCGTGCCACGCTACTCGCGCCAG ACACCGGAGAGACCACGACGCTGCCTCCCGGGCGCCACGAGTTCCCGTTCAGCTTCCAGCTGCCTCC gacccTGGTGACGTCATTCGAGGGTAAACATGGCAGTGTCCGATACTGCATCAAGGCCACCCTGCACCGGCCCTGGGTCCCTGCCCGCCGGGCAAGGAAGGTATTTACTGTCATAGAGCCCGTGGACATCAACACGCCTGCCCTGCTG GCCCCTCAGGCGGGAGCTCTGGAGAAAGTCGCCCGATCATGGTACAGCAGTCGTGGCCTTGTCTCCCTCTCGGCCAAGATTGACCGAAAGGGCTATACGCCAG GTGAGGTAATCCCAGTCTTCGCCGAGATCGACAATGGCTCCACGCGCCCAGTGCTGCCTCGGGCAGCAGTGGTCCAGACGCAGACCTTCATGGCCCGAGGTGCCCGCAAGCAGAAGCGAGCAGTGGTGGCCAGTCTCTCGGGCGAGCCCGTGGGCCCCGGGCGGCGGGCGCTGTGGCAGGGCCGGGCGCTGCGGATCCCCCCCGTGGGTCCTTCCATCCTGCACTGCCGGGTGCTACACGTGGACTATTCCCTCAAG GTCTGCGTGGACATCCCTGGCACCTCCAAGTTGCTCCTGGAGCTGCCGCTGGTCATCGGCACCATCCCCCTGCACCCTTTCGGCAGCCGCTCATCCAGCGTGGGCAGCCGTGCCAGCTTCCTGCtggactgggggctgggggccctgcCAGAGCGACCTGAGG CTCCTCCCGAGTACTCAGAGGTGGTGGCAGGTGGGGAAGTGGCGGCCACGGGGCAGAGTCCCTTTCCACCGCTGCAGGACGCTGACGTGAACCTTGAAGGCCCCTTCTTCGCCTATATCCAGGAATTCCGctaccgccccccacccctgtacTCCGAG GATCCAAACCCACCCTCAGAGGCCATGAGGCCACGCTCCATGACCTGCTGA
- the ARRDC2 gene encoding arrestin domain-containing protein 2 isoform X1 translates to MLFDKVKAFVVQLDGASAGAEPVFSGGQAVAGRVLLELAGPARVGSLKLRARGRAHVHWTESRSAGSSTAYTQSYSERVEVVSHRATLLAPDTGETTTLPPGRHEFPFSFQLPPTLVTSFEGKHGSVRYCIKATLHRPWVPARRARKVFTVIEPVDINTPALLAPQAGALEKVARSWYSSRGLVSLSAKIDRKGYTPGEVIPVFAEIDNGSTRPVLPRAAVVQTQTFMARGARKQKRAVVASLSGEPVGPGRRALWQGRALRIPPVGPSILHCRVLHVDYSLKVCVDIPGTSKLLLELPLVIGTIPLHPFGSRSSSVGSRASFLLDWGLGALPERPEAPPEYSEVVAGGEVAATGQSPFPPLQDADVNLEGPFFAYIQEFRYRPPPLYSEEDPNPPSEAMRPRSMTC, encoded by the exons ATGCTGTTCGACAAGGTGAAGGCGTTCGTGGTGCAGCTGGATGGCGCGAGCGCGGGCGCCGAGCCGGTGTTCAGCGGCGGCCAGGCCGTTGCCGGCCGAGTGCTGCTGGAGCTGGCGGGCCCGGCGCGCGTGGGCTCCCTGAAGCTGCGCGCGCGGGGCCGCGCCCACGTGCACTGGACCGAGTCGCGCAGCGCCGGCTCGAGCACCGCGTACACGCAGAGCTACAGCGAGCGTGTGGAGGTCGTGAGCCACCGTGCCACGCTACTCGCGCCAG ACACCGGAGAGACCACGACGCTGCCTCCCGGGCGCCACGAGTTCCCGTTCAGCTTCCAGCTGCCTCC gacccTGGTGACGTCATTCGAGGGTAAACATGGCAGTGTCCGATACTGCATCAAGGCCACCCTGCACCGGCCCTGGGTCCCTGCCCGCCGGGCAAGGAAGGTATTTACTGTCATAGAGCCCGTGGACATCAACACGCCTGCCCTGCTG GCCCCTCAGGCGGGAGCTCTGGAGAAAGTCGCCCGATCATGGTACAGCAGTCGTGGCCTTGTCTCCCTCTCGGCCAAGATTGACCGAAAGGGCTATACGCCAG GTGAGGTAATCCCAGTCTTCGCCGAGATCGACAATGGCTCCACGCGCCCAGTGCTGCCTCGGGCAGCAGTGGTCCAGACGCAGACCTTCATGGCCCGAGGTGCCCGCAAGCAGAAGCGAGCAGTGGTGGCCAGTCTCTCGGGCGAGCCCGTGGGCCCCGGGCGGCGGGCGCTGTGGCAGGGCCGGGCGCTGCGGATCCCCCCCGTGGGTCCTTCCATCCTGCACTGCCGGGTGCTACACGTGGACTATTCCCTCAAG GTCTGCGTGGACATCCCTGGCACCTCCAAGTTGCTCCTGGAGCTGCCGCTGGTCATCGGCACCATCCCCCTGCACCCTTTCGGCAGCCGCTCATCCAGCGTGGGCAGCCGTGCCAGCTTCCTGCtggactgggggctgggggccctgcCAGAGCGACCTGAGG CTCCTCCCGAGTACTCAGAGGTGGTGGCAGGTGGGGAAGTGGCGGCCACGGGGCAGAGTCCCTTTCCACCGCTGCAGGACGCTGACGTGAACCTTGAAGGCCCCTTCTTCGCCTATATCCAGGAATTCCGctaccgccccccacccctgtacTCCGAG GAGGATCCAAACCCACCCTCAGAGGCCATGAGGCCACGCTCCATGACCTGCTGA
- the ARRDC2 gene encoding arrestin domain-containing protein 2 isoform X3 yields the protein MRPGGVRSFALELARGPGGAYRGGERLCGRVLLEAAAPLRVRALEVAARGGAATHWLEGRSVGVNAVSSDYAAAETYLRRRQLLLRDTGETTTLPPGRHEFPFSFQLPPTLVTSFEGKHGSVRYCIKATLHRPWVPARRARKVFTVIEPVDINTPALLAPQAGALEKVARSWYSSRGLVSLSAKIDRKGYTPGEVIPVFAEIDNGSTRPVLPRAAVVQTQTFMARGARKQKRAVVASLSGEPVGPGRRALWQGRALRIPPVGPSILHCRVLHVDYSLKVCVDIPGTSKLLLELPLVIGTIPLHPFGSRSSSVGSRASFLLDWGLGALPERPEAPPEYSEVVAGGEVAATGQSPFPPLQDADVNLEGPFFAYIQEFRYRPPPLYSEEDPNPPSEAMRPRSMTC from the exons ATGCGCCCTGGGGGCGTGCGAAGCTTCGCGCTGGAGCTGGCTCGGGGTCCCGGCGGCGCGTACCGCGGCGGGGAGCGGCTGTGCGGCCGGGTGCTGCTGGAGGCGGCGGCGCCTCTGCGGGTGAGAGCGCTGGAGGTGGCGGCACGCGGCGGGGCGGCGACGCACTGGCTCGAGGGCCGAAGCGTGGGTGTCAACGCGGTTTCCAGCGACTACGCTGCTGCCGAGACGTACCTGCGGCGGCGGCAGCTGCTGCTCCGAG ACACCGGAGAGACCACGACGCTGCCTCCCGGGCGCCACGAGTTCCCGTTCAGCTTCCAGCTGCCTCC gacccTGGTGACGTCATTCGAGGGTAAACATGGCAGTGTCCGATACTGCATCAAGGCCACCCTGCACCGGCCCTGGGTCCCTGCCCGCCGGGCAAGGAAGGTATTTACTGTCATAGAGCCCGTGGACATCAACACGCCTGCCCTGCTG GCCCCTCAGGCGGGAGCTCTGGAGAAAGTCGCCCGATCATGGTACAGCAGTCGTGGCCTTGTCTCCCTCTCGGCCAAGATTGACCGAAAGGGCTATACGCCAG GTGAGGTAATCCCAGTCTTCGCCGAGATCGACAATGGCTCCACGCGCCCAGTGCTGCCTCGGGCAGCAGTGGTCCAGACGCAGACCTTCATGGCCCGAGGTGCCCGCAAGCAGAAGCGAGCAGTGGTGGCCAGTCTCTCGGGCGAGCCCGTGGGCCCCGGGCGGCGGGCGCTGTGGCAGGGCCGGGCGCTGCGGATCCCCCCCGTGGGTCCTTCCATCCTGCACTGCCGGGTGCTACACGTGGACTATTCCCTCAAG GTCTGCGTGGACATCCCTGGCACCTCCAAGTTGCTCCTGGAGCTGCCGCTGGTCATCGGCACCATCCCCCTGCACCCTTTCGGCAGCCGCTCATCCAGCGTGGGCAGCCGTGCCAGCTTCCTGCtggactgggggctgggggccctgcCAGAGCGACCTGAGG CTCCTCCCGAGTACTCAGAGGTGGTGGCAGGTGGGGAAGTGGCGGCCACGGGGCAGAGTCCCTTTCCACCGCTGCAGGACGCTGACGTGAACCTTGAAGGCCCCTTCTTCGCCTATATCCAGGAATTCCGctaccgccccccacccctgtacTCCGAG GAGGATCCAAACCCACCCTCAGAGGCCATGAGGCCACGCTCCATGACCTGCTGA